The genomic window GATCTTATTTGACTGCAGGTTCTCACCATCAAGGCGATCTGATGGCAGGATCCCATTGTCATAAAAATTGGAGCACAAAAACTTACCTCCAAGAAGGCCTCTCTAAAGCCAACATGTTTGAGCCCAATTCTACCAAAACTGATGGTCAAAGTTCATCATTAGAACTATCTTATTTGACTACAGTTTCTCACTGTCAGGACAATCTGATGGCAGAAGCATAATGTCATAACAATATAAGCATAGAAACTAACCTCCAAAAAGGCCTCTCCAGAGCCAACTTGTTTAAGTCCAACTCTACCAGAACTGATGGTCCCAGTTCACGAATATGAACCATCTAACAATAGAAACTCACCATCGGAAAGGCCATCATGGTTCTattttatttgatctgatcaCAACTGATCTATATTCGAAGGAGAATGCAATCCAGACCAGAACTATAAAATTAAGGCAACTTATAGCTCCCCTACGATTTCAGAATCAATCTGCGGTACCACCAACAATCATCCAATAAATCTAACTGTAGATTATTatcattagatttatttttgcttCTAGAATGCCCTTTCAGCAAGGGACATATTTTTATGCACATTTTTCTGATGTGGACAGGTAGCAACCATTTTTGTCCTTTTAAAACAAGAATCCAACAAAAATGCTGATATACAAAAGTCTAACAGGGACAGCCTACCTTGAACTTTGAATACCTGATTAAACTACATTCATCATCCTTCTTCAATGTTATTTGCCTCCATAAACATTCACCAATCACCACTCATCTATTCATCTATAAAGCTTCTGCCACACTACCAGTCACATTTTTGACTATCATCCCTTCAGCATTCAATGAATGTTGGAACTGAAAATTTTAAATCCACATATTATACTAGCTATTCTTTTTTTCCCTTAAGCACCATCTCATAAGACACAGTTGCATTGGATAACAACTGATAGAAGAGCAGGAAGGACATCTATTATTTACTTTTAATTTTAACCATCCACATGCTATGATCAAAGTCCCACATGCATTTGCACATGCCCAACGCTGGTTTTAATACCAAACAAGTTGCAGCTTTTCTAGTTCCTTTTCATAAGATAAATCAAAAGTTTGAAGCCTTGAAGATATTCCCCAATTTTTATTCCGAGCAAACAACAAATCTTAAGCCCCAAGCTCATAAAAGCCTCCCCATCTTCACCAAAAGCTTAAACATACCATCAAAATAGGCCTTCTTAGCATCATCCAAAATCATTGCAGCTCCCAAGCTTTCTTCATTCTTAATACTATCCTTCTTAATATCTCCAAATTCAATTCAGCACATCCAGCTTGACTATACTCATCCCCAATCTTGTTTCAATACAAAACTACCCTACATTATTCTCTTGAGCTCCTCCATTAGTGCCAAACATCTTTGAGTCCCTCCAACACTATGTCGTTATTATCCTTTCAAAACTTATCTTTAGGTCTTCCAATGAACAATCACCTAATCCCCTAGCAATCTAACATACTACATATTCAACCCTGCTCTTATTTAATACAAGATATGCCTTTTTCACTTTACATCTAcctctgcattttttttttcccagTCCAAAGATCAAAAGACAATAATGATCAGACTAATGAACTTCTCAGCTGAGACCAACAAATAGAGTCCTATTTTAAAAAGCTTATCTTGAACATGAATGGTTCTCTAACTGTAGCTTAGTCCTACGTAAAGAACTACTACTATGGTTTCCAAAGAACAGATGGGTTTCAGAAGCTGAAATTGACTGCATATACACTAGATTTTAACGCCACACATGCATGATACCAATGAAGTAATATCTATCAGTTGTATGTACAAGGGACAAGAAATTAACAAGAATATTAACGACCCAATAGCAATATAACTTATTAATAGGTGATAGCATATTGCATCCAAAGGAGAAACATTTACTCAAGCAAAGACAACCAAACTGCATAAACACCATCTCAAAATTTCTTTACCATAAATTTATAACCAtaaccattaacataaccatgAAGTCTTATCCTCCCTAACACAACTTTCAGCCTCAGCATATAAAACTTCCACAAATATTCACAACAGAAGAATATCATAAAACAGACCTTCCACAGAATCAACCTACACTATTGCAAAACCCACATTTTCACCAATAGAATCGTCAATCAACCTACACTATTGCAAAACCCACATTTTCACCAATAGAATCGTCACAAACATTCTAACATAATTCAATTATCACCTCTGAATTCCCATAATCCACTATCAAGGCTTATTTTGTGCACATATTATTCATGATCTAACAAACATGTTAGAAGTTTCCATGGATAATCAAGCTTAATAATTCTCAAACAAAAACATCACTTAACTAGAAAAGAGGATGAGAGTCATGGTTCTCAAGCATTTCTTCATGATCAAGTTCATAGATATCATAACTCAAAACATCAAAGACAAaagtttaaatataaaatttagttgAATGTACAACAATGTTCGACAGTGAATATGTATAAAAGTAATAATATGATAACTATTAATTCAATGCATGTAAAGTACACCATTGACCATTCAATTTTCCAAAAACAATGCCACTGATGACAATCAGTAGCTTTGCAATGAATAGAAGCACCCGGTAAAGCATACGTCCAAACAGTGAAAagaaataaagaataaaagtGATGACCTTACAACAACATAATCCAGTAACATTGCAAATCCAAATACGAGGCACCATGTTAAGAAAAGACTACTGCACCAATCAAAGAACATAACAAAGATTTACCAACATATTTGCAGAAAATTTACCACGAAAACAACTCAATAAGGACTATTTGAGAACCAACAAAGGATTCTTGATCATCCTCGTCCATAGCAATACAAACTTAACTAAAACATAAAACCCAGCAGACAAAAATTCCAATGTTCCATTGGACAAACATAAATTGGCCTCTTCAGATGAgtataatcctaaaataaaaaatccaagTAAATTGAAAATTTTCCATCTTAAAATCGAATGAAAGAAGTAGCTGGAGCTCTCTAATCGAATAGGCTGAATCCCATATCGTCATCGCTCTCCTCCTTCGGCTCCTCCTGCATCACCAACAAGAACCGAGAAGAATTAACATACTCAGTACCCTCAAAAACCACATACCTCAATCTTAtcatacataaaaataaaaatattaaattgaaAAAGAAACCCACCTTCTTCTCCTCAGCTGCGGGCGCGACAGCAGAGGCAGCTGCACCGCCAGCACCACCAGCCGGCGCTGAGACGGCAACCGGAGCGCCGCCTCCCCCTACATCAGACCACCCAACAAGCATCAAGCTATAGGAAAAATCAGAACCTTTTCtttgaaaagattacacgaagaaaGAAAGCGAAGGTTTCGGACCAGATCCAACGCTCAAGATGAGGTCGTCGACGCTCCTCTTCTCGAGGAGCTTGGCGAATAGTGGAGCCCAGTAGGAGTCGATCTTCAGGTTGGCGGCCCTCACCAAGGTGGAGATCTTCTCCGCCTGCGCGTCAATCCAATCAAAAACACTAGCGACAAGCAATCAAACCCTAGAAAAGGTAGAAGAATAGAAGGAGACGAAGAGGAGAACCGTGATGGTGATGCCATCGTCGTGGAGGATTAGTGCGGCGTAGGAACAGGCGAGCTCTCCGGTGGACATCGTTGCGAACCAATCGAGCGATCTGCTAAGATTTAAGGGGAAGCGAagaagaagtcagagatttggAGGCGATTTCGTTGGGAAAAATTGGATAGAGGGAGAGTAGGTGGGAGCTTACTCGAGAGAGATAGGGTGCCTCCTTGGTCTCTCCTCTTGGATCCTCTAGGGTTTTGTTTTTATAAGAGAGGAGCCGGTTAGGGTTTTGGAGTCTACAGGGGAGTGGAGACGTGGATTCCGGGCTGGGTTGGAATTAATGGGCTTGGCGTGGCCGGCCCATTGCAATAGAACTCATGgaattttgttcttttttttggtAGTATGGAATTTTGTTCTTTAGTTCATGTTTAAAGCattcatattttaaaatctaattattaGAGGAAAATTCTTGATAGTAAATCTATGCAATTCCTCGTTAGCTTGCAGTGCTTTCTTTTACTATGTTCTTCTAGTCAATAATTACTTTGAGgtttatcacaaaaatttaatAGCCCCAATTTTAATTCTACATAGATTTGATTTGTGTGATAATCATAATTTCTAAGCATGGTATATATGATGTTGTAAATGTATATTCCTTCTTGATTATGTATatcattttttatatcaaaaatgccCTCCCACATTTTTCTATAATATCTTGCTTATTCTCTCTTGTGAATTCCTTTTAACAAAAGAAGAAAACGTATGGTAAGATTGCATTGCTTTTGAAATCCAACCTAATAAAAAGATTTCTTTGAATCAAATCATATCTTGGGATAACTACTTCTAaaactatgaaaaaaattaaagaatattgaAGTTTTTGGGagttattttgaatttgataaaAGTTTAAAAAACTAAATAAAATCTTGTttactaataattaaaataatttatttctatttaaaatattatttcatgacttgcatataatattttttttgaatttgtgtTGGGCATGCATGATTGCTAGTTTATAAAGTGGGATTTTTACAATTTTCATATTTAGACCTAGCACCATTCTTTCTGTAAATTTATCCCTTTCGTCACTTCTTGACCTATTGATATTTCAAATATCATGTTTATAAATCGAATGATAAGATTATCTTTTTGCTATAATACCCTTCCGAAAAATGCCTAGCAATTTAAAGACTCTAGCAATGGTTAGTTATGGTACTTGTCCTTGCTCAACATATTCCTTCTTTATCAAATGCACATTTGCTTGGTTCACTTGGTTATATGTGCTTCCAATTTTATCAAATGcctaaaaataacataaaaataataaaatgacAAGGAACCAAGTATTTGTCTTTCTATAATTTatgttcttttttattattttatttttttattcagccAATCATGAGAATCAGGTATTGAACATCTGGTGTCATCAAGGAGTTTTATTTATAGTCCATAAAAAACGTCGCTCATAACACTAGATGTTCAATCTAAATATTTCTATTCATATATATAATTGATGATGTTTAACATTCAATCTCGACAGATGTAAAAATGAACAACTTAATCATCTCAATTAACAAATAAGAAAAATACTTATTCGTTCGTCCGTGAATCACAATCCTACCTTTATAGATTTGCACCCTCTCCTTTATAAATACCAAGGAGAGGACCCCATAGGCATGATATGAGTCAAATCGGCTAAGATCTATGTCTATCCTATGATTAAAAACTCCATACCCATCCCATACCCATCTTAGGTTAGGTTGGATCAGGCTAGATAGATAATAGGAGTTGGATCAAATCATATAAGAAACTCATtatgtaaatattataaaataattataaatttgaaaggGAGATTTAGATTAAGGttatattgaattagattcaaggtaggatatatcattatttatatCCAATCCAAactcacttcaaatatttttttctagaatCTATACTTGCCCCAAATTTTAATTGGGTCAAATAAAATCGCCCCCATTGGAGTCAGGTCAAGTTAGATTGGATGGCTAGTGGGTTGGCTAAAATTGCCATCTCTATtaggaataagaaaaaaatttaaataccatAGTCTCATACTTCAatctctcttttcatctctcATATATACTTTCAAAACTCTATTTGATTTAAACATTGGAAGTCGAATACGTTTCAATAACCCTCTGATTGTTTTTTTTTAATTGTAGATTAGCTTTAGTGCTATATAATACTCCTCTAACCCAATCGAGTAGGATAGCCTCATGCATCATTCATCCATCCATCAGGTTGGGTTTTGAGTGGCAACACATCAAAATCAAATTGAGATGATGAAAGTGAAGTGTATGTCTACCTTGATTTTAGACCCTTCAATAAGTGAATCTTTTGTATTGTAAAGTAACATGTATGCTGCTAAATCTCTAATTTAATTGATGAGTGTGAATAGTGAAAAAAAATCCTACTAAGGTATCTAATCTTCCCTATTGAATCAAAAAGTAGTGACAAGGCCCAATTACACTATTTGACAATAGTCACCCACTCCTTTCACCCTTGATGACCCAACAGGTAGTGTAAATTGTTGGAAATAACTAAACTTAATTCTACATGAGTCTTAGAATCCAAGTTTGATACTTTCTAGAATCAAAGGATACTATTTTCTATAGTCAAAGAGTCAAGTTTGTATGTTTTCAAGAGTCCTTATTTCAAAAGTCAAAGAATGATTCTAATGTGAGTCTTTCCAAGAGAATTGGGACTAGGAGAATTAATGTTGTGAGTCTTCCCAAGAGAATTGAAACTAAAGAATTGATGTTTGGATTAGAACAATCCACCCAAATTTGAAGAGTCATATGTTCATGTGTGGTGATATGTATGGCTTAGAAAGTCTTCTAAGTTTATATATATGTACTAGCTTAGAACCCTGTGCGATGCACAGCACGTATTTATTtttgcaaataatatttttataaattaaaaatttaacataatataaaagacatcatagatgatatcaaatattctaaataaaaatataaactcaaaatatttaaataacatAATAATAAGAAGTAACATAATTATTTCTGTCTTTTACTGATAGAGAAATCATTTTTTGAATCAACATTTTCGGTATCAATTATTCTGAAATCCTCATCATCAAGTAGAGTATGACCACCtatttgataattaaaaaaataattataataataattaatataaaataagataatacccaaaaaaattctcaacaatagccaaaaaaaaattaaatactatAGAAAAATGAAGGCTTCTCAACAGAGAAATCTCCGTttagagaaaatttcataaaccaTTTATAGAAAACAtggattaaatagaataaaaatgtgtaATTTTATTTGTCCTTCTCGCAGGGTCCGATTGGGGTCTGGATTGATAAGGGCTAGACCGGCAGGCTCGAGAGTTTGTAGGAGATTATAGAAGGGGCAAGCCagctattttcaaaaaaaatcttcgaCCTCCATCTAAGAAACccttgcacaccatatatatatatatatatatatatatatatatatatatatatatatatatatatagtgaaaAAGATGAAACAGTGTGGTGCAAGCCTCATAATATGGATCTGGTATCATGTTCATGGTATCATGATATCTCTTCCCTTTCACCGTATTAAAGTATGCATCAGCAACCTATACCCTGGGCCCATCACATCATTTGATGTGATTTCCATCAGTCTTCTATTTAATGATCTGTATTTCGCTGACTTTTCATCCGGCCCAACCAATAAAAGCCCTTTCCCCACCCACCGCCAAGACCTCTCATCTTTCTGAGCTTCTCGTCTCTTCACTTACCTACGCACCCACGGCCTCCTCCCTGCCTCTCCAACCCCTCTGCCTCGCTCGCCACAGCCGCCACCCCACCTCTCCAACCCCTCCGCCTCGCTCTCCTCTCCAAGGTGGCGAAGAGGCGGGTAGCGACCAAAGCTTCGAACACCTCTGATCGATCGTGGAAGAGGACGATGGCAGGGATCAACTCGCCATCGTACTTTTCGTAGGGGAGCTTGGCAATGGTGATCCCAGCGACGACGATGAACCAAAAGATCAGGGCTTCGGGTGGGACCAAGGGATTCACCGTAGGGAGAGGGAAGGGAAGCATGTCCGACAGTCTCCTTCTTGCAATCCCTTGTCCTTTATGTCAACACCCTTGTCCTTCTCCCCACAGTCATCCTTCTTTAGCGGTGCTGGCACCCTCACCTTCTTCGATCTTTTAAACCCTAGCCCACCCGACGGTTGTCTGTTCTCCAGCTAAGATTTTGGAGAGGCATCCATGGTCTTCGATCGATTCCATCTTCGATGATGAAGAGCGTCCAAGATTCATCGGGTATGTACTTTCTTCGATCCCCAACTCCACCATTCTCTCTTTCAGTCCTAAATCTCGTCAATGGACGGTGAAGAATATAATCCCTCTTTGAACCAAATCCTCCTCCCTTggtccttaaaaaaaaaataaaaaatagaggaaCTCTTTCGAAAGACCTGCCTTGCCTTCTACTGGAACACCTCTACATCTCGAAAGTTCCCAGATCCACagcccttcctccccttcctccttcCACCTTCGACAGCCCCAACAATGACTACCACCTGCCAATTGGAAAGCCTGGACCCGATCGAGATTTTCCTTGGCGTCCACTAGCTTGGCCATGCACGGATTCTTCCCATCTGTCTTCGTGGCTCTCCATCACACCgaagccaaaaaaaaataaaacacgcTATCTTGGACATGTGGCGAATGGTAGCTTTGGAAAAAATATATACGTGACGAACGAAGTCTTCTCTATTCAAAGGTctccatttatatatatatatatatatatatatatatatatatatatatatatatatatatatatatatatatatatatatatatatatatatatatattagatgtataaaaaattattttagaatgagAATCAAGTGATATTTGAgccaataaatctttctttatggtCTCTTAATCTTTTTTATCCAATATACCAATCCTACCATACTTCCACTAACTCTATCAAAATGGTATATACCAAAATCATGGCTAATGTAGGAGGCTTTCACAATTACCTCTTCCTCATCTCACCAACACCAACTATGAGAATTGGAGTATCCAAATGAAGGTATTGCTTGGGtctcaagatatttggcatataatgaaaaataataataaagaagcCAGAGACGAAGATACTCTCATGGCGCAATAATGAGAGATTCTGTAAGACTTaaggaaaaaagataagaagaccCTCTACTTCATTTACTAAGCTATAGATGAGTTAGTTTTTGAGAAGATTGTGCGGGCAACCATATCCAAAGAAGCATGTAAGATTCTCCAAAATGTATATAAAGGAATTGAGAAAGTGAAGAAAAATTACCTTCAAACTCTTAAAGATGAATTTGAAGCCCTATAAATAAAAGAGTCTaaattcatcttgaatttctTTACAGGAGTCTTGATCATCGTAAATCAATTAAGAAATAATGGTAAGATTTTGAGTGATATACAAGTAGTAGAAAAAATTCTACACTCGTTAGATGCCAAGTTTGACTACATTGTAGTTACTATTGAAGAATCGAAGGACTTGGAGGCCATAACAAATGATAAACTCATGAGTTCCTTACAAGCCCATGAACAAAGGCTTAACAAGAAGAAGCAAGAGCCTTTGGAGCAAGCATATCTACGTCTGTTTCTATTTTGTAGAGAATATGTAAAGGAGAAAAATATGGAGTTAACTTATATAAAATCTCATGATCAAGTTGTCAATATTTTCATCAAGCCATTTGCGATGGATCCTTTCCACAAGTTTAAGAATCTTCTTGGAATGAAGGATGGAGGATAATTAATTAAGTTTAAAGAGGGGTATTGAAAATTACTAAACTTAATTATGTATGTCttaggactcatttggttgaTGGAAAGTGGAGGGAAAAAGAGGTAGTTCCTGAAAAATAGAGAAGATGTctcttatttaattaaaattttaagaggagagagagtgaaaatttttttttctataagaaGTTATTTTTCATTTCATGAAAAGTAGAAACCCATGAGAGAAATGGATTTTGATACTTCGCATAGGATGCAAAGTGgtagtactttttttttttcaaaatatccttttaagatcaacggctaagattttataaaatatcaatggatggttagTATGATATACTGaaaatgatataatattatattagtattattttaatatttatataaatataatattaatattaatattaatattataatatttattatatttaaaatattattttaatatctacactattataatatttttatttatattaatataatacttatattaatatatttatattaatataatattatatttaatattatatttatatctatattagtaaatttattatattaaatattaatatgtattagtattatattaatataataaattattatgatctaatattatatcataatatattaatattatatttatattaacataaatataatatttatatttatataaaatttatgaacaaaaaaatatggttttatatctactaagcatataataggtattttatacaGCTTTTTCAGAAAAATGGATACTCAACCAAACATAAACTACTCTGCAATAAGTCACTTTTTTATGATCAACCAAATATATTAAAATCTTATTATCAAGAAATAATTTTTCAGATAGTGAGTTACTAAAAGTTACTTTTGAGGAAGAAAATTCTTTCCGCGAACCAAACGAGTCTTTAGagtccaaatatgatattttttagaaTCAAAGAATGCTATTTCCTATAGTCAAAAAGTTAAGtttatatattttcaagagtCCTTATTTCAAGAGGCAAAATATAATACCAATGTGGGTCTTCTCAAGAGAATTGAGGCGAGGAGAATTAATATTATGAATCTTTTCAAGGGAAGTGGGATTAGGAGAATTAATATTGTCAGTTTTTCTAAGAGAATTAAAACTAGAAGAATTAAT from Elaeis guineensis isolate ETL-2024a chromosome 4, EG11, whole genome shotgun sequence includes these protein-coding regions:
- the LOC105042449 gene encoding large ribosomal subunit protein P1, with the protein product MSTGELACSYAALILHDDGITITAEKISTLVRAANLKIDSYWAPLFAKLLEKRSVDDLILSVGSGGGGAPVAVSAPAGGAGGAAASAVAPAAEEKKEEPKEESDDDMGFSLFD